One region of Mycolicibacterium insubricum genomic DNA includes:
- a CDS encoding NUDIX domain-containing protein, giving the protein MAEHDFETLSSETLFVGKIFALRADQVLMPGGAVARREILEHYGAVAIVALDDDDQIVLVYQYRHAFGRRLWELPAGLLDLDGEAPELTAARELEEEAGLRAATWQVLVDADSTPGFTDESVRIFLATGLTEIGRPPGHDEEADLVVSRFPLAEAVAMVFDGRIVNALAVAGILAAWAVRTGAAQPRPVEAEWVDKPWRLAARRRETPQ; this is encoded by the coding sequence GTGGCTGAGCACGATTTCGAAACCCTCTCCAGCGAAACACTTTTCGTCGGGAAGATCTTTGCGCTGCGCGCCGACCAGGTGTTGATGCCCGGCGGGGCGGTGGCGCGCCGGGAGATCCTGGAACACTACGGCGCGGTCGCGATCGTCGCCCTGGACGACGACGATCAGATCGTCCTGGTCTACCAGTACCGGCACGCCTTCGGCCGGCGGCTGTGGGAACTGCCGGCCGGCCTGCTCGACCTCGACGGCGAGGCACCCGAGCTGACCGCCGCGCGGGAACTGGAGGAGGAAGCCGGGCTGCGCGCAGCCACCTGGCAGGTGCTCGTCGACGCCGACTCCACCCCCGGCTTCACCGACGAAAGTGTGCGGATCTTCCTGGCCACCGGACTGACCGAGATCGGTCGCCCGCCCGGTCACGACGAGGAGGCCGACCTGGTGGTGTCGCGCTTCCCGCTGGCCGAGGCGGTGGCCATGGTGTTCGACGGCCGCATCGTCAACGCCCTGGCCGTCGCCGGCATCCTGGCGGCCTGGGCGGTGCGGACCGGAGCCGCCCAGCCCCGTCCCGTCGAGGCCGAGTGGGTCGACAAGCCCTGGCGGTTGGCCGCCCGTCGTCGCGAGACGCCGC
- a CDS encoding CTP synthase: MPSLRKHSQTATKHIFVSGGVVSSLGKGLTASSLGQLLTARGLAVTMQKLDPYLNVDPGTMNPFQHGEVFVTEDGAETDLDIGHYERFLDRDLSGSANVTTGQVYSTVIAKERRGDYNGDTVQVIPHITDEIKRRIMVMAEPDAEGRRPDVVITEIGGTVGDIESLPFLEAARQVRHEVGRDNCFFLHVSLVPFLKPSGELKTKPTQHSVAALRSIGITPDALILRCDRDVPEPLKNKIALMCDVDVDGVISTPDAPSIYDIPKVLHREELDAYVVRRLNLPFRDVDWREWDDLLSRVHDPQESVRIALVGKYIDLSDAYLSVAEALRAGGFKHRTKVELVWVASDECETDAGALHALGDVHGILIPGGFGIRGIEGKIGAIRYARTHGVPLLGLCLGLQCIVVDAARTAGITDAGSEEFDPDGANPVISTMADQREIVSGEADLGGTMRLGAYPAVLLPDSVVAGAYGTTEVSERHRHRYEVNNAYRDRIAESGLVFSGTSPDGHLVEFVEYPADKHPFLVGTQAHPELKSRPTRPHPLFAAFIAAAIDYKAAERLPLENLELGTHRLAGAELDAVILEPDPRG; this comes from the coding sequence GTGCCATCGCTTCGCAAGCATTCGCAGACGGCGACCAAGCACATCTTCGTCAGCGGCGGGGTGGTGTCCTCGCTGGGTAAGGGCCTGACGGCCTCCAGCCTGGGCCAGCTGCTGACTGCTCGTGGACTGGCCGTCACCATGCAGAAGCTCGACCCGTATCTCAATGTCGACCCCGGGACGATGAACCCGTTCCAGCACGGCGAGGTGTTCGTCACCGAGGACGGCGCGGAAACCGATCTCGACATCGGCCACTACGAACGCTTCCTGGACCGCGACCTGTCTGGCTCGGCGAACGTCACCACCGGTCAGGTCTACTCGACGGTGATCGCCAAGGAACGTCGCGGCGACTACAACGGCGACACCGTGCAGGTCATCCCGCACATCACCGACGAGATCAAACGTCGCATCATGGTGATGGCCGAACCCGATGCCGAGGGCCGCCGGCCCGACGTGGTGATCACCGAGATCGGCGGCACCGTCGGTGACATCGAATCGCTGCCGTTCCTGGAGGCGGCCCGCCAGGTCCGCCACGAGGTGGGCCGGGACAACTGCTTCTTCCTGCACGTCTCCCTGGTGCCGTTCCTCAAGCCGTCGGGCGAGCTGAAGACCAAGCCGACCCAGCATTCGGTGGCCGCGCTGCGCAGCATCGGCATCACCCCCGACGCGCTGATCCTGCGGTGCGACCGCGACGTCCCGGAGCCGCTGAAGAACAAGATCGCCCTGATGTGCGACGTCGACGTGGACGGCGTGATCTCCACCCCGGACGCCCCCTCGATCTACGACATCCCCAAGGTGCTGCACCGCGAGGAACTCGACGCCTATGTGGTGCGCCGGCTCAATCTGCCGTTCCGCGATGTCGACTGGCGGGAGTGGGATGACCTGCTGTCGCGCGTGCACGATCCGCAGGAAAGCGTGCGGATTGCCTTGGTGGGCAAGTACATCGATCTGTCGGATGCCTATCTCTCGGTGGCTGAGGCGCTGCGCGCGGGTGGCTTCAAACACCGCACCAAGGTGGAGCTGGTGTGGGTCGCCTCCGACGAGTGCGAAACCGACGCCGGGGCGCTGCACGCCCTGGGCGACGTGCACGGAATCCTGATCCCCGGCGGGTTCGGCATCCGCGGGATCGAGGGCAAGATCGGCGCCATCCGCTACGCCCGCACCCACGGGGTGCCGCTGCTGGGACTGTGCCTGGGCCTGCAGTGCATCGTCGTCGACGCCGCCCGCACCGCCGGGATCACCGATGCCGGATCCGAGGAGTTTGACCCCGACGGCGCCAACCCGGTCATCTCGACCATGGCCGACCAGCGCGAGATCGTCTCCGGCGAGGCCGATCTGGGCGGCACCATGCGGCTGGGCGCCTACCCGGCGGTGCTGCTGCCGGATTCGGTGGTCGCGGGCGCCTACGGCACCACCGAGGTCTCCGAACGCCACCGGCACCGCTACGAGGTCAACAACGCCTACCGCGACCGCATCGCCGAGAGTGGCCTGGTGTTCTCCGGCACCTCGCCCGACGGGCACCTGGTGGAGTTCGTGGAGTACCCGGCCGACAAGCATCCGTTCCTGGTCGGCACCCAGGCGCACCCGGAGCTCAAGAGCCGGCCCACCCGGCCGCACCCGCTGTTCGCGGCATTCATCGCGGCGGCCATCGACTACAAGGCGGCCGAGCGGCTGCCGCTGGAGAATCTCGAGCTCGGTACCCACCGGCTGGCCGGCGCCGAGCTGGACGCCGTCATTCTCGAGCCCGACCCCCGTGGCTGA
- a CDS encoding copper transporter: MISLRSHAISLAAVFLALAVGVVLGSGLLSDTLLSSMRQEKRDLHGQINTLTDQKNAINEKLSAADDFNTAMAPRMVRDALKDRSVVLFRTPDAKDDDLDAVRRVISTAGGTVSATVALTDEFVDANSAEKLSSVVNSVLLPAGTQRQTTLVDQGSQAGDVLGLALLNDRNPEAPKVDDAQREIVLTALRDTGFISYPGKTFGGADTALIVTGGPLGDDAGNKGTTVARFAAGMAPHGFGTVLAGRDGSATGTGAVAVLRSDPGMSAAVTSVDDIDSEAGRITAVLALAELIGGGKPGAFGVGQGATSVTVPQ, translated from the coding sequence GTGATTTCGCTTCGTTCGCATGCCATTTCGCTGGCGGCGGTGTTTCTCGCACTCGCCGTCGGTGTGGTGCTCGGTTCCGGGCTGCTGTCGGACACGCTGCTGTCGAGCATGCGCCAGGAAAAGCGTGACCTGCACGGCCAGATCAACACGCTGACCGACCAGAAGAACGCGATCAACGAAAAACTTTCCGCAGCAGATGATTTCAACACCGCGATGGCGCCGCGAATGGTCCGAGACGCGCTCAAGGACCGCTCGGTGGTGTTGTTCCGCACGCCCGATGCCAAGGACGACGACCTCGACGCCGTGCGCCGGGTCATCTCCACGGCCGGCGGAACGGTGTCCGCGACGGTCGCTCTCACCGACGAGTTCGTCGACGCCAACTCCGCCGAGAAGCTGAGCTCGGTGGTCAACTCGGTGCTGCTGCCGGCCGGCACTCAGCGCCAGACCACCCTGGTCGACCAGGGCTCCCAGGCCGGGGATGTACTCGGCCTGGCCCTGCTCAACGACCGCAACCCGGAAGCCCCGAAGGTCGATGACGCGCAGCGTGAGATCGTGCTCACCGCGCTGCGCGACACCGGCTTCATCAGCTATCCGGGCAAGACCTTCGGCGGCGCCGACACGGCGCTGATCGTCACCGGCGGGCCGCTGGGGGACGACGCCGGGAACAAGGGCACCACGGTGGCCCGGTTCGCCGCGGGCATGGCGCCGCACGGATTCGGCACCGTGCTGGCCGGCCGCGACGGTTCGGCGACCGGGACCGGCGCCGTGGCTGTGCTGCGCTCGGATCCGGGCATGTCGGCGGCGGTGACCAGCGTCGACGACATCGACAGCGAAGCCGGCCGGATCACCGCCGTGCTGGCACTGGCCGAACTCATCGGCGGGGGCAAGCCCGGCGCGTTCGGCGTCGGCCAGGGCGCCACCAGCGTCACCGTGCCGCAGTAA